A window of the Trichoderma asperellum chromosome 6, complete sequence genome harbors these coding sequences:
- a CDS encoding uncharacterized protein (TransMembrane:11 (o35-53i112-132o161-181i416-440o460-487i508-534o554-587i599-619o625-645i671-689o695-712i)), with translation MGNFISWLDKNLAPDSNQGSAQGTQPESAWGMVDTLIPVLVVSVIYIAIFLFLRRSQRRYYAPRTYLGSLREDERTPSIPSNLLTWVSAFWKIPDAYVLTHQSLDAYLFLRYLRICFVICFVSLLITWPILFPVNATGGKGLSQLEILSYSNVDINTKKNYLYAHAFVGWAVYGFLMYMITRECIFYINLRQAHHINPHYAKRISARTVLFTSVPDEYNSEERIRRMFAAVKNVWVCGKTDELDELVEKRDDAAMKLEKGEISLLKEVNKARAKALKEGGETHPEGPASANTEDGDVETGDIASRWIPDKKRPHHRLGLLGLVGEKVDTIEWSRSELQRLVPEIEKAQADWRAGNYEKVRAVFVEFETQGDAQFAYQSVTHHLALHMDPKAIGVQPGEIVWKSLTLPWWQIIIRRYAVYAFIAALIIFWAIPVGIVGLIAQVNTLKTIPGLTWIADIPKPILGVVSGLLPAVALSILMSLVPVIMRLCARLSGEVSQSRVELFTQNSYFFFQLIQVFLIQTLTNAASTALVQIAQQPGQVFTILSSSLPTASNFYISYFIVQGLTIATSVVTQVVGFFVFTLLYKFLAKTPRAMYKKWTSLSAISWGSVLPVYTNIAVISITYSVIAPLILFWSSLGMGLFYLAYRYNILFVTETQIDTHGMIYPRALKQLFSGIYLAEICMVGLFAVSKAAGPAVLMAIFLAFTILFHITLSRTLDPLLYGLPRSLQAEEEAIQERIAGNEGATSAEEGLVTNELSNEDTVSKAPGTKAVPNVPANKGNFILRFFKPWIYADYATLREWFTSEKHFAEPIEYSEEIAAEAYLPPSVSSRAPILWIPSDPAGLSKVEVAASSKVIQITDEGAVLDEKNHITWDSEGARPPIWEEKIYY, from the exons ATGGGCAACTTTATCAGCTGGCTCGACAAGAACTTGGCTCCCGATTCCAACCAAGGTTCGGCCCAAGGCACTCAGCCCGAGTCGGCATGGG GCATGGTTGATACCCTGATTCCTGTGCTAGTTGTATCAGTCATCTACATCGCCATTTTCCTATTTCTTAGAAGATCGCAACGGCGCTACTATGCGCCGCGTACATACCTAGGATCATTGCGAGAAGA TGAGCGGACACCAAGTATACCCAGCAATCTGTTGACTTGGGTTTCCGCCTTCTGGAAGATTCCCGATGCCTATGTTCTCACCCACCAGAGTCTCGACGCCTATCTCTTCCTCCGATACCTACGCATTTGCTTCGTCATCTGTTTTGTCAGCCTTCTCATTACCTGGCCCATTCTCTTCCCTGTCAACGCCACCGGAGGCAAGGGGTTGTCCCAACTCGAGATTCTCTCTTACAGCAATGTCGACATCAACACCAAGAAGAACTACCTCTATGCCCATGCCTTTGTTGGCTGGGCCGTCTATGGCTTTCTCATGTACATGATCACGCGCGAATGCATCTTCTACATCAACTTGCGACAGGCTCACCACATCAACCCGCACTATGCCAAGCGAATTTCTGCCCGTACTGTTCTCTTCACTTCAGTCCCGGATGAGTACAACAGCGAGGAGCGCATTCGCAGAATGTTTGCTGCGGTCAAGAACGTCTGGGTTTGTGGCAAGACGGATGAACTCGACGAACTTGTGGAGAAGCGAGATGATGCCGCTATGAAGCTTGAAAAGGGCGAGATTAGTCTCCTGAAAGAAGTTAACAAGGCTCGCGCCAAAGCTCTGAAGGAGGGCGGAGAAACTCACCCCGAAGGCCCTGCATCTGCCAATACCGAGGATGGCGATGTTGAGACTGGCGATATTGCTTCCCGATGGATTCCCGACAAGAAACGCCCGCACCACcgtcttggccttcttggtcTCGTTGGCGAAAAAGTCGACACTATCGAATGGAGCCGTTCCGAGCTGCAGCGACTGGTCCCTGAGATTGAAAAGGCTCAGGCCGACTGGCGAGCTGGCAACTACGAAAAGGTCCGCGCTGTTTTTGTCGAATTCGAGACCCAGGGTGACGCCCAGTTCGCCTACCAGTCTGTTACTCATCACCTAGCCCTGCACATGGATCCCAAGGCCATTGGAGTTCAGCCTGGAGAAATTGTCTGGAAGAGTTTGACCCTCCCCTGGTGGCAAATCATCATCCGCCGATACGCGGTGTACGCTTTCATCGCcgctctcatcatcttctggGCTATTCCTGTCGGCATTGTTGGTTTGATCGCCCAGGTAAACACATTGAAGACTATTCCAGGCTTGACCTGGATTGCGGATATTCCCAAG CCCATTCTTGGAGTCGTGTCTGGTTTGCTCCCAGCAGTGGCCCTCTCAATCCTCATGTCGTTGGTTCCCGTCATCATGCGACTGTGCGCCAGACTTTCCGGCGAAGTATCTCAGTCCCGCGTTGAACTGTTTACTCAGAATTCGTACTTTTTCTTCCAACTCATCCAGGTCTTCTTGATCCAAACTTTGACCAACGCAGCCTCGACAGCCCTCGTTCAGATTGCTCAACAGCCGGGACAGGTCTTCACCATTCTCTCCTCGTCTCTGCCAACGGCATCTAATTTCTACATTTCTTACTTTATCGTCCAAGGTCTCACTATTGCCACCAGCGTTGTTACCCAAGTTGTCGGTTTCTTCGTCTTTACGCTTCTGTACAAATTCTTGGCCAAGACGCCTCGAGCCATGTACAAGAAGTGGACCAGCCTCAGTGCCATTTCTTGGGGCAGCGTTCTCCCTGTTTACACCAACATTGCTGTAATTA GCATTACATACTCAGTTATCGCTCCCTTGATCTTGTTCTGGTCATCCCTTGGCATGGGCCTGTTCTATCTGGCCTACCGATACAATATCCTGTTTGTTACGGAGACTCAGATCGATACACACGGCATGATCTATCCCCGTGCTCTCAAGCAGCTATTTTCTGGTATTTACTTGGCCGAGATCTGCATGGTTGGTCTATTTGCCGTCTCCAAGGCTGCTGGGCCTGCTGTGCTTATGGCCATTTTCCTTGCCTTCACTATTCTATTCCACATTACGTTGTCGAGAACACTTGATCCTCTCCTCTACGGCCTGCCACGCAGCCTtcaagctgaagaggaagccATCCAGGAACGTATCGCTGGCAACGAGGGTGCCACCAGCGCCGAGGAGGGCTTGGTCACCAATGAATTGTCGAATGAGGACACCGTGAGCAAAGCACCTGGCACCAAGGCGGTGCCGAATGTTCCCGCCAACAAGGGCAACTTCATTCTCAGATTCTTCAAGCCTTGGATCTACGCCGACTACGCGACACTACGCGAATGGTTTACTTCCGAAAAACACTTTGCGGAACCGATCGAATACTCCGAAGAGATTGCAGCAGAGGCATACCTACCACCATCTGTATCGAGCAGGGCCCCAATTCTCTGGATTCCCTCGGATCCCGCGGGCTTGTCAAAGGTTGAGGTTGCTGCATCTAGCAAGGTAATTCAAATCACAGATGAGGGCGCGGTGCTGGATGAGAAGAACCACATTACGTGGGACTCTGAGGGAGCTCGACCTCCTAtttgggaagaaaagatttACTATTAA